Part of the Phocoena sinus isolate mPhoSin1 unplaced genomic scaffold, mPhoSin1.pri scaffold_39_arrow_ctg1, whole genome shotgun sequence genome is shown below.
CAGGCTCTGCCGAGACCTGACATGATAATATTGAAGATGAACCGAGAGGACCCCACTGCCAGCACCTGTTGTCACCTGAGTAAATCCAAGGCAGGGCTGATAGGATGCAGAGTAAAACTCTAAGGCCTCTGTGGTTCCTCTATGGGATTCTGGGAGGACAGGCTGACCGGGAAAACAGGAGCCTTGTGGGTTCCCAGAGCAGTGCCCTCAAGGAAACTTGCAGAGGCAGCCTTTGATAAAGCCAAGGTGGAATCTCCCCACTTTAAGGTGCTCATGTCACCTCATTCTCCAGCCTCCAGGTGTCCAAATCACCTGTCATTGGCCCACACTCCTGTCTGCTGTCCCTGACCATAGCCACCATGCCTCGTGGTCAGAAGAGTAAGCTCCGTGCTCGTGAGGAACGCCGCCGTAACAGAGGTGAGACCCAAGGTCTTAATGCTCAGGCCACCACAGCAGGGGTAGAAGAGACCACTTCCTCACCCGCTTCTGTTTCTCAGGGTACTCCCCAGAGCTCCGCTGCTGCTGGCACTCGCCAGGAGCCTCAGGGAGCCCCAGCCACTAGCTCTCGTGCTGCAGGGGTTTCATGCCCAGGATATGATGTACGTGCCAAGGGCCAAGTTGAGGAAAGTAAAAATTCCTCCCAGGCCTCAACCTCCAGTGATCCTGGAAAGGATCTTGTAACCAGGAAGGCAGGGATGTTGGTGCAGTTCATGCTGTATAAATATAAGATAAAGCAGCCcattaaaaagggagaaaagctgAAGATTGTCAACAAAAGGTATAGGGAGCACTTCCCTGAGATCCCCAGGAGAGCCTCCGAGTGCATGGAGCTGGTCTTTGGCCTAGAATTGAAGGAAGTCAAGCCCAACAGTCATTCCTATGCCCTGGTCGGCAAGCTAGATCTCACCGATGATGGGCGTCGGAGCAGTGGCGGGCGGTTTCGG
Proteins encoded:
- the LOC116748309 gene encoding LOW QUALITY PROTEIN: melanoma-associated antigen B4-like (The sequence of the model RefSeq protein was modified relative to this genomic sequence to represent the inferred CDS: inserted 1 base in 1 codon) codes for the protein MPRGQKSKLRAREERRRNRGETQGLNAQATTAGVEETTSSPASVSQGTPQSSAAAGTRQEPQGAPATSSRAAGVSCPGYDVRAKGQVEESKNSSQASTSSDPGKDLVTRKAGMLVQFMLYKYKIKQPIKKGEKLKIVNKRYREHFPEIPRRASECMELVFGLELKEVKPNSHSYALVGKLDLTDDGRRSSGGRFRKNGPLMPLLGVIFLHGDRASEEEIWEFLNILGVFDGRRHFILVEPRKVITEDLVQERCLEYRQVPSSDPPCSEFLWGPRAHAETSKMKVLEVLAKIHDTVPTALPPHNEEALRDEGERARARAAARAGTTATAXVRSRATSSLSSHP